In a genomic window of Clavelina lepadiformis chromosome 7, kaClaLepa1.1, whole genome shotgun sequence:
- the LOC143465183 gene encoding voltage-dependent T-type calcium channel subunit alpha-1H-like isoform X1 has product MSQLNLPAVKSVAFLPQVKTSPDDDIEVDSTSGRSIGDSESESSADELLFPGLNPVVFVKLRQTTPPRIWCLRMAASPWFERASMLVILINCVTLGLYEPCDPSSNLHCETQRCQISKNIDDFVFAFFAAEMLVKMIAMGVWGKLGYLGEAWNRLDFFIVLCGMLEYTLPVGEVMNFTAIRTVRVLRPLRAINRVPSMRILVMLLLDTLPMLGNVLLLCSFVFFVFGVIAVQLWAGTLRQRCFLDNETFVLGNGSSMLSPYYDEDMHGDVPVCSIPIIDNGMFSCGDRNILHRTRVDNLTCTLNVTSFVDGYDVNHIYVDGDGGQDCVDWNQYYNKCEAGGENPSQGAINFDNIMYAWVAIFQVISLEGWVDIMYYVMDGYSFYSFIYFIFLIVIGSFFMINLCLVVIATQFSVTKQREQRLMEEQRLRFKSNDSTLASYSPPGNCYEEMFKYISHLYRKSRRRCRRRWMKYKKKREEQHQEQEKMKRSEVKKSQSIHLHHHHHYHHHHYHITEPSTLSRSEGVMKVDLNLDLNDPAPQTLPSTPLMITDGKKESDASVQLKNSFRLAVPSLSPASSILSVPSLPNSLSSSCLSNSTIAKRRLSDEVIMGSVGAVYFRSGSGESADECKERQPIKSGSDDSSQYVTSDLKCTCPVYDVTNGDYFPPPGECSDSESSSNANESCWRSRVNYLKHKADKVCDFKSRISEQMKRIVESKHFNRGIMVAILVNTLSMGIEHHNQSEQLTRVLEISNIVFTTLFALEMVSKLIAFGFIDYIRNFYNLFDAVIVIISVWEIAAGTENGPGGLSVLRTFRLLRVLKLIRFLPALRRQLVVLMKTMDNVATFMMLLTLFIFIFSILGMHLFGCKFCSLNVFGDTECDRKNFDTLLWAFVTVFQILTQEDWNTVLYNGMDATTPFAAIYFITLMTIGNYVLFNLLVAILVEGFQAECNSETQEALERLSNQSSDEEDVHPHHVLAEEYTSRVARSLGIRSPSGSIERLHGAEEARRSDSETTSEEETDDETSRNERRSPEIRVNRASPAPGRSSPRGVPIITRTCATPTPCGSPSSQHKSLIHSFSERDSESDSGASRLSENQRLSPVASKNDNSSSRRGVHSRKSSTESCLSLGSLSRTGSWKMRMSKKALPLDEQSLVSWKDDSDDEDIAIPSMTSSFNQQQDKEENKMRALSFSTPPTLSSSSNRRYSEITYDMVGCECVASLCSGCRRPAPQCMYKRLNWSLYLLPPDNLFRRVISKVVYNRWFDNFILLFIFGNCVTIAMERPSIKPDSVERQVIDILNYVFTVVFTVEMILKVIASGFYIGDKPYFKSGWNVLDFFLVVTSLIDVFMTLISSNNSKLLGMLRVFRLLRALRPLRVISRAPGLKLVVQTLLSSLKPIGNIVLICCAFFVIFGILGVQLFKGKFYYCDGEDVRHVVTRADCTPEVGQWVNRRYNFDDLGQALMSLFVLASKDGWVEIMYSGIDAVGVDMQPVKNNCVWLIIYFISFLLIVGFFVINMFVGVVVENFHRCREEHELQEIARKAELRRKKEERLLRKRTMRQLRGTKRNQTLRRRTMVRARSHARSVRGAVAEIYQNVLSSCEPNPKHEENYYERYGRMRLALHQFCMNKYFELAVSAVIGINIITMATEHYNQPKALDLALKYANYVFTSVFVLEAIIKLIALGVCRYFRDKWNVLDMIIVLLSIAGILIEDVWTQTTFMNPTIIRVMRVLRIARVLKLLKISKGIRSLLETMARALPQVGNLGMLFLLLFFIFAALGVELFGTLVCDEEHTCEGLNRHASFKNFGIALLTLFRISTGDNWNGIMKDTLRNTDCSSAPDCTRNCCVSSIMSPLYFVVFVMMAQFVLVNVVIAVLMKQLEESQADSSVGDDEENDLEDEEDDSDEDQSDAEMKAFLVEEHNVIEIKDEKPVEDDMLAVDVTDDVSSVDRIPTHGEENNDKHVISSTDASELITSQPNEDFVEECEKEKVSEESSETSLSDDGDQKAMDTAAQIHSSPSAQATLLILPSTDASNNSVHNLGSKSAEVSPNRSPIPGALRKSFLKGNCLNLPGIDPDLSSRSTTDLLTSTSKNTFAHRPLAASRSAPARTSEDKLDRLNLTPDELNKPFDDNRSKLRRRLSDNSPRPRPNCNHVHHHHYILPPRQISLSTNNLTSSDNSTPSPNHSSPHSPACHDNDLDLIKSKVT; this is encoded by the exons ATGTCTCAGTTGAATCTTCCTGCGGTCAAGTCCGTCGCTTTTCTTCCTCAAGTGAAGACATCCCCGGATGATGATATTGAGGTGGACTCCACATCAGGGAGGAGCATTGGAGACTCTGAGTCCGAGAGTTCGGCGGACGAGCTCCTTTTCCCCGGACTTAATCCGGTCGTCTTCGTCAAGCTGAGACAGACGACCCCCCCACGGATCTGGTGCCTGAGAATGGCCGCCAGCCC GTGGTTCGAGAGAGCGAGCATGCTCGTGATTCTCATCAACTGCGTCACGCTCGGTCTGTACGAGCCCTGCGACCCGAGCAGCAACTTGCACTGTGAGACACAACGGTGTCAAATATCAAAG AATATTGATGATTTCGTCTTTGCTTTTTTCGCGGCTGAGATGTTGGTCAAGATGATTGCGATGGGGGTCTGGGGCAAGCTCGGATACCTCGGCGAGGCCTGGAACAGGTTGGATTTCTTCATCGTGTTGTGCGG AATGCTGGAATACACTTTGCCGGTAGGTGAGGTCATGAACTTCACAGCGATTCGGACAGTTCGCGTCTTACGGCCACTTCGCGCCATCAACAGAGTCCCAA GCATGAGAATCCTGGTCATGCTCCTCCTGGACACGCTTCCCATGCTCGGGAACGTTCTCTTGCTCTGCTCTTTCGTCTTCTTCGTCTTCGGAGTGATCGCCGTACAACTCTGGGCCGGAACGTTACGTCAGCGCTGTTTCCTTGACAACGAAACATTCGTGCTTGGAAATGGAAG CTCTATGCTGAGTCCGTACTACGACGAGGACATGCACGGAGATGTGCCTGTTTGCTCCATTCCCATCATCGATAATGGAATGTTCAGCTGCGGGGACCGAAATATTCTGCACAGGACCAGGGTCGACAATCTCACCTGCACGCTCAACGTCACGTCGTTTGTGGACGGCTATGACGTAAACCATATCTACGTCGACGGCGATG GCGGTCAGGATTGCGTCGATTGGAATCAGTATTACAACAAGTGCGAAGCTGGCGGGGAAAACCCTTCGCAGGGGGCAATCAACTTCGACAACATCATGTACGCGTGGGTCGCCATTTTCCAG GTTATCAGTTTAGAGGGCTGGGTTGACATCATGTATTACGTCATGGACGGCTATTCCTTCTACAGCTTCATATATTTTATCTTCCTCATCGTG ATCGGATCCTTCTTCATGATCAACTTGTGTTTGGTTGTCATAGCGACCCAGTTCTCTGTGACGAAACAGAGAGAGCAGCGATTGATGGAGGAGCAGAGGTTGAGGTTCAAATCGAACGACAGCACTCTGGCCAGCTACTCTCCTCCTGGGAACTGCTACGAGGAGATGTTCAAGTACATCTCGCATCTCTACAGGAAGAGCAGGAGGAGATGCAGAAG GCGATGGATGAAGTACAAGAAGAAGCGCGAGGAGCAACATCAGGAGCAGGAGAAGATGAAGAGATCGGAAGTGAAGAAGTCGCAATCCATCCACCTCCACCATCACCATCATTATCATCACCACCATTATCACATCACTGAGCCCTCCACTCTGTCACGGTCGGAAGGGGTCATGAAAGTTGACCTCAACCTTGACCTCAATGACCCCGCCCCCCAAACTCTGCCCTCCACCCCCCTGATGATAACTGACGGTAAAAAAGAATCTGACGCTTCCGTTCAATTGAAAAATTCTTTCCG GTTGGCTGTCCCCAGCCTGTCGCCGGCCTCATCCATTTTATCAGTTCCTTCCTTGCCTAATTCCTTGTCCTCATCTTGTCTATCCAATTCCACCATCGCTAAGAGAAGATTGTCCGATGAAGTCATAATGGGTTCTGTTGGCGCAGTCTACTTCCGATCCGGGTCCGGTGAGTCCG CCGATGAATGCAAAGAGCGGCAGCCGATAAAATCTGGTTCAGACGATTCAAGTCAATACGTGACCTCTGACCTTAAGTGTACCTGTCCCGTTTACGACGTCACAAACGGAGATTATTTCCCACCGCCTGGAGAGTGCTCAGATTCAGAATCGTCATCAAACGCAAATGAGAGTTGTTGGAGATCGAGGGTAAACTATTTAAAG CACAAAGCGGACAAAGTTTGTGATTTTAAGTCTCGGATATCGGAGCAGATGAAACGAATCGTAGAAAGCAAACACTTCAACCGAGGCATCATGGTCGCCATCTTGGTGAACACCCTCAGCATGGGAATCGAGCACCACAACCAG AGCGAGCAACTAACTCGCGTGCTTGAGATAAGTAACATCGTCTTCACGACCCTCTTCGCGCTCGAGATGGTTTCGAAACTTATCGCGTTCGGATTCATCGATTATATTCGAAACTTCTACAACTTATTTGATGCCGTCATCGTCATTATCAG TGTTTGGGAGATCGCGGCCGGTACCGAGAACGGCCCCGGGGGCTTGTCTGTCCTCCGAACATTTCGACTCCTCCGGGTTTTAAAACTTATAAGGTTTCTACCTGCTCTGCGGCGCCAGCTCGTGGTCTTGATGAAGACAATGGACAACGTCGCGACGTTCATGATGCTACTCACATTGTTCATATTCATCTTTAG CATCTTAGGAATGCATTTGTTCGGCTGCAAGTTTTGTTCGTTGAACGTGTTTGGCGACACCGAGTGCGACAGGAAAAACTTCGACACTCTACTGTGGGCGTTCGTCACTGTGTTTCAG ATCTTAACACAAGAAGATTGGAATACCGTCCTTTACAACGGGATGGACGCCACCACACCGTTTGCCGCCATTTACTTCATCACTCTGATGACCATCGGCAATTACGTTCTCTTCAATCTCCTGGTCGCCATCTTGGTCGAAGGCTTCCAGGCCGAG TGTAACTCGGAAACACAAGAAGCGCTGGAAAGATTGTCCAATCAGAGCTCAGATGAGGAAGATGTTCATCCGCACCACGTGCTGGCGGAGGAATACACAAGCAGGGTAGCGAGGTCGCTGGGAATAAGAAGTCCATCCGGGAGCATTGAGAGATTGCAT GGAGCGGAGGAGGCGAGAAGATCGGACTCGGAGACGACAAGTGAAGAGGAGACTGATGACGAGACGTCACGGAATGAGAGAAGATCTCCTGAAATTAGGGTTAACCGAG CCTCACCGGCTCCAGGGCGCAGTTCCCCGCGCGGTGTCCCCATTATCACGCGCACATGCGCCACCCCCACCCCTTGTGGGTCGCCCTCCTCCCAGCACAAGTCCCTCATTCACTCCTTCTCCGAGCGCGACAGCGAATCAGACTCCGGCGCGTCACGGTTGAGTGAAAACCAGCGCTTAAGCCCTGTGGCTTCTAAGAACGACAATTCGTCATCAAGGCGTGGCGTTCACTCTCGAAAGTCAAGTACAGAG TCGTGTCTTAGCTTGGGCTCCCTTTCTCGGACCGGATCCTGGAAGATGAGGATGAGTAAAAAGGCTCTTCCTTTGGATGAGCAATCTCTCGTTTCATGGAAGGACGACTCGGACG ACGAAGATATCGCTATTCCGAGCATGACGTCATCGTTCAATCAACAGCAGGATAAAGAAGAGAATAAAATGAGGGCCCTCTCTTTCTCCACTCCCCCAACTCTTTCATCGTCGAGCAATCGTCGCTACAGTGAAATCACATACGACATG GTGGGATGCGAATGTGTGGCGTCGTTATGCTCCGGATGCAGGCGCCCGGCTCCTCAGTGCATGTACAAGAGGTTGAACTGGTCGCTCTACCTCCTCCCGCCAGACAACCT ATTTCGAAGAGTTATCTCGAAAGTGGTTTACAACAGATGGTTCgacaactttattttgttgtttattttcggTAATTGCGTCACAATCGCCATGGAGAGGCCGTCCATCAAGCCAGACAGCGTT GAGCGCCAAGTCATCGATATCCTCAATTATGTCTTCACAGTCGTCTTCACGGTCGAGATGATTCTGAAAGTAATCGCAAGCGGTTTCTACATCGGGGATAAACCTTACTTTAAAAG CGGCTGGAACGTGCTTGACTTCTTTCTTGTTGTTACGTCATTGATAGACGTCTTTATGACGTTGATATCCAGCAACAATTCCAAGTTGCTTGGCATGCTTCGTGTGTTCCGCCTGTTACGTGCACTCCGGCCTCTCAG GGTCATTAGCCGGGCCCCAGGTTTGAAGCTGGTTGTTCAAACCCTGCTGTCTTCGCTTAAACCGATCGGGAACATTGTGCTCATTTGCTGCGCCTTCTTCGTCATCTTCGGCATCCTGGGAGTCCAG CTCTTCAAGGGAAAGTTCTACTACTGCGATGGCGAGGATGTACGTCACGTGGTCACAAGGGCTGACTGTACACCGGAAGTGGGGCAGTGGGTCAATCGAAG GTACAACTTTGACGACCTGGGCCAGGCGCTGATGTCACTGTTTGTGCTGGCTTCGAAGGACGGATGGGTCGAGATCATGTACAGCGGGATCGACGCTGTGGGGGTGGATATGCAG CCGGTCAAGAACAACTGCGTGTGGTTGATCATCTATTTCATCTCTTTCCTGCTCATTGTTGGCTTCTTCGTCATCAACATGTTCGTGGGGGTGGTGGTCGAAAACTTCCACCGGTGCAGGGAGGAGCACGAACTCCAAGAGATCGCGAGAAAAGCg GAATTGCGACGTAAGAAGGAGGAACGTCTTTTACGTAAACGCACCATGCGTCAGTTGCGTGGAACTAAACGCAATCAGACGTTACGAAGACGCACCATGGTACGGGCACGTTCTCACGCACGAAGCGTCAGAGGAGCGGTTGcagaaatttatcaaaatgtcCTGTCAAGTTGTGAGCCTAATCCCAAACATGAAG AGAACTATTACGAACGCTACGGTCGAATGCGCTTGGCACTGCACCAGTTCTGCATGAACAAGTACTTCGAGCTCGCCGTGTCTGCTGTTATCGGGATTAACATCATCACCATGGCAACCGAACACTACAACCAGCCTAAG GCGTTGGATCTGGCGCTGAAATACGCCAACTACGTCTTCACGTCTGTCTTCGTGCTGGAGGCGATCATCAAGCTGATAGCGCTGGGAGTGTGCAGATATTTCAGGGACAA GTGGAACGTGTTGGACATGATCATCGTCCTCCTCTCAATCGCCGGCATCCTCATCGAAGATGTGTGGACCCAGACCACTTTCATGAACCCCACCATCATCAGGGTCATGAGGGTTCTCAGGATCGCAAGAG TTCTGAAGTTGCTCAAGATCTCGAAGGGAATCCGCTCGTTGCTCGAGACGATGGCGCGCGCTCTTCCTCAGGTCGGTAACCTCGGGATGCTCTTCCTGCTCCTCTTCTTCATCTTTGCCGCTCTCGGAGTCGAACTCTTCGGAACTCTGG TTTGCGACGAGGAGCACACCTGCGAAGGTCTCAACCGGCACGCCTCGTTTAAAAACTTCGGCATTGCTCTCCTCACTTTGTTCCGGATCTCAACCGGAGACAACTGGAATGGGATCATGAAG GATACTCTGAGGAACACGGACTGTTCCAGCGCCCCGGACTGCACGAGGAATTGTTGCGTGAGTAGCATCATGTCTCCTCTCTACTTTGTAGTCTTCGTCATGATGGCGCAGTTCGTCCTGGTAAATGTCGTCATCGCCGTTCTTATGAAG CAATTGGAAGAGAGTCAGGCTGATAGTTCGGTTGGCGACGATGAGGAAAATGATTTGGAGGACGAGGAGGATGATTCTGATGAAGATCAAAGCGATGCGGAGATGAAG GCTTTCTTGGTCGAAGAACATAACGTCATTGAAATCAAAGACGAAAAGCCAGTCGAAGATGACATGTTGGCAGTTGACGTCACTGATGACGTATCTTCAGTCGACCGAATCCCTACGCACGGGGAAGAA AATAACGATAAACACGTCATCAGCTCAACGGATGCTTCTGagttgattacgtcacaaccAAATGAAG attttgtcGAAGAATGtgaaaaggaaaaagtttCAGAAGAGAGCTCGGAAACTTCGTTAAGCGACGACGGAGATCAGAAGGCGATGGACACCGCCGCACAAATACATTCGTCCCCTAGTGCTCAA GCAACTTTGCTCATCTTGCCATCGACCGATGCCTCGAACAACTCCGTTCATAATCTCGGCTCCAAGAGCGCAGAGGTTTCCCCTAACAGAAGCCCGATCCCAGGAGCACTTCGAAAAAGTTTTCTAAAAGGAAATTGCTTAAATCTTCCTGGAATCGATCCAG ATTTGTCATCGCGATCGACAACCGACCTCCTGACATCGACATCAAAGAATACTTTTGCTCACCGTCCGCTAGCGGCATCGCGGAGTGCCCCTGCAAGGACCAGCGAAGATAAACTTGATCGGTTGAACTTGACCCCGGATGAACTGAACAAACCATTCGACGACAATCGCTCGAAGCTAAGAAGACGTTTAAGCGATAATTCGCCGCGGCCTCGACCCAACTGCAACCACGTCCACCACCACCATTACATTCTCCCCCCTCGCCAGATCTCTCTATCCACGAACAATCTCACATCGAGCGACAACTCGACTCCCTCACCGAATCATTCCTCTCCTCATAGCCCCGCTTGCCATGACAATGATCTTGACCTTATAAAGAGCAAAGTCACTTGA